The Streptomyces europaeiscabiei genome window below encodes:
- a CDS encoding outer membrane protein assembly factor BamB family protein yields MTTEQVEQKVRETLHAVDLDRVRAPGDLVEKVVRRRARRRFSQVAGTAAAVAAITAGAVLGFGGGGVTDQDRPTRPAASPEGWKPWQISARGAVERGCLVDGSALYCAGYKYDAAKFDANTGERLWTVKVNGDGSGPDHPFAVRDGVLYGYRNHTADKQPNGNYAGGTDLMAVNTDTGKVLWTVELASDNRDDQAALLIDGAVLANAPTDRKLSAVDPRTGEVKWRHTWGKGIWCDRTVLSGVPYLMCAPERQDPGYTDVFRLDPVTGRTEKVTDLPGRQELIGTSGDRMALVTVPPRESGNLTEEERESKTVEEEAQKSKDLVLTLVDSSGKQTSRPYRVEGATATQELVGDRLISVSLEGKASSYSLTTGKTLWTAPVGVKMPDGEAIWDGIASPVVSPSQNVVYFLGTAGDLSGLDVRTGEQIWRGHVDPGKYGSTPQILLYEDVLIARHGSKMVSLLPRVGD; encoded by the coding sequence ATGACGACGGAGCAGGTGGAGCAGAAGGTCCGGGAGACTCTGCACGCCGTCGACCTGGACCGCGTACGGGCGCCCGGCGACCTGGTCGAGAAGGTGGTGCGGCGGCGCGCCCGACGCCGTTTCTCGCAGGTGGCGGGGACGGCGGCGGCCGTGGCCGCGATCACCGCGGGGGCGGTCCTCGGCTTCGGGGGCGGCGGGGTGACCGACCAGGACCGGCCGACGCGGCCGGCGGCGTCGCCGGAGGGCTGGAAGCCGTGGCAGATCAGTGCCCGGGGCGCCGTCGAGCGGGGCTGCCTGGTGGACGGATCCGCGCTGTACTGCGCCGGGTACAAGTACGACGCCGCGAAGTTCGACGCGAACACCGGCGAACGCCTGTGGACGGTCAAGGTCAACGGCGACGGCAGCGGGCCCGACCATCCGTTCGCCGTGCGCGACGGCGTGCTCTACGGCTACCGCAACCACACCGCCGACAAGCAGCCGAACGGCAACTACGCGGGCGGCACCGACCTGATGGCGGTGAACACCGACACCGGCAAGGTGCTGTGGACGGTGGAGCTGGCGAGCGACAACCGCGACGACCAGGCCGCCCTGCTCATCGACGGCGCGGTACTGGCCAACGCTCCGACGGACCGGAAGCTGTCGGCCGTCGATCCGCGGACCGGTGAGGTGAAGTGGCGCCACACCTGGGGCAAGGGCATCTGGTGCGACCGGACGGTGTTGAGCGGTGTCCCCTATCTCATGTGCGCGCCGGAGAGGCAGGACCCGGGCTACACCGACGTATTCCGGCTCGACCCTGTCACCGGACGGACCGAGAAGGTCACGGACCTCCCCGGTAGGCAGGAACTCATCGGTACCTCGGGGGACCGGATGGCCCTGGTCACGGTGCCGCCCCGGGAAAGCGGGAACCTCACGGAGGAGGAGCGGGAAAGCAAGACCGTCGAGGAGGAGGCCCAGAAAAGCAAGGACCTGGTGCTGACCCTCGTCGACAGCTCGGGGAAGCAGACCTCACGGCCCTATCGGGTCGAGGGGGCGACGGCCACCCAGGAACTCGTCGGTGATCGTCTGATCTCCGTGTCCTTGGAGGGCAAGGCCTCCTCCTACTCGCTCACGACCGGGAAGACCCTGTGGACCGCCCCGGTCGGCGTCAAGATGCCCGACGGGGAGGCGATCTGGGACGGCATCGCGTCTCCCGTGGTGTCGCCGAGCCAGAACGTCGTGTACTTCCTCGGCACGGCCGGTGATCTGTCCGGCCTCGATGTGCGCACGGGCGAGCAGATCTGGCGCGGTCACGTCGACCCCGGCAAGTACGGGTCCACACCCCAGATCCTGCTCTACGAGGACGTACTGATCGCCCGTCACGGCAGCAAGATGGTCTCCCTCCTGCCACGCGTGGGCGACTGA
- a CDS encoding Uma2 family endonuclease, with protein sequence MGGVSVDQAFELFSAAAPEGWRVELIEGEICVTPPANGEHEEIVSEVADQVTERRGDRSLRNYTGIGLTVPGSSATGHVVPDLVIAPKGSFGDQEEWHDPSSVLLVAEVTSDSTAAHDREKKIRGYARAGIPVYLLIDREEGQVTVYSEPSGDEYAKGARHKMGLAVPLPAPLGFDVDTAEF encoded by the coding sequence ATGGGCGGCGTAAGCGTGGACCAGGCCTTCGAGTTGTTCAGTGCGGCGGCCCCCGAGGGCTGGCGTGTGGAGCTGATCGAAGGGGAGATCTGCGTGACACCTCCGGCCAACGGGGAGCACGAGGAGATTGTGTCGGAGGTCGCTGACCAGGTCACCGAGCGGCGCGGCGACCGGTCCCTGCGCAACTACACCGGCATCGGCCTGACCGTCCCCGGCTCCTCCGCGACAGGTCACGTCGTCCCCGACCTGGTCATCGCCCCCAAGGGCAGCTTCGGCGACCAGGAGGAGTGGCACGACCCGTCCTCCGTTCTCCTCGTCGCCGAAGTCACCTCCGACAGCACGGCCGCCCACGACCGGGAGAAGAAGATCCGTGGCTACGCCCGTGCGGGTATCCCGGTCTACCTCCTCATCGACCGTGAGGAGGGCCAGGTGACCGTGTACTCGGAGCCCTCCGGCGACGAGTACGCCAAGGGCGCCCGGCACAAGATGGGGCTGGCCGTTCCCCTGCCCGCGCCCCTCGGCTTCGACGTGGACACCGCCGAGTTCTGA
- a CDS encoding helix-turn-helix domain-containing protein → MAGTAERDDPEVIGRRVQRLRTEQGLTQRQLAEPAYTPAYISTLEAGRVRASEPALRHIAERLGVGFEELATGRPAGFATELRLRLTGAQRTLAGGATEAAAEGFTVVLADAEEYGLVAEQADALLGLGECALETGDLETAQTRFEQAEQRLGDAPLPARVPALRGRATAHYLAGELRYSCYLYESTLDELNRNGLHDPDALLLLYTGVIAPYMDMGAHARAAQAAELALALAPQSGDPALVARMHRSVARTMIAEGRTAEADASLVKASELYRQLQIRTELANCHWMRGYLHAQNGDYARAEEELREARRMLSAKRAALYTSQVAVELADVLHRRGKSEEAAELLREVLSDLSSERGALHSAAAHRLLGIIAEDARDADAAEEHYVRALSLLERAGAAGDLADLCRLLGDLYRRTGRVEAALDAYRTGLGHRTAPGTTTLGPAPAQPPL, encoded by the coding sequence ATGGCAGGTACGGCCGAGCGTGACGATCCCGAGGTCATCGGGCGCAGAGTGCAGCGACTGCGGACGGAACAGGGCCTCACACAGCGTCAGTTGGCGGAACCCGCGTACACCCCGGCGTACATCTCGACCCTGGAGGCCGGCCGGGTCCGGGCCTCCGAACCGGCCCTGCGGCACATCGCCGAACGCCTCGGCGTGGGGTTCGAGGAACTGGCCACCGGCCGCCCCGCCGGCTTCGCCACCGAGCTGCGGCTGCGCCTGACCGGCGCCCAGCGCACCCTCGCCGGCGGCGCCACGGAGGCCGCCGCCGAGGGGTTCACGGTCGTCCTCGCGGACGCGGAGGAGTACGGGCTGGTCGCCGAGCAGGCCGACGCGCTGCTCGGGCTCGGTGAATGCGCCCTGGAGACCGGCGACCTGGAGACCGCCCAGACCCGGTTCGAGCAGGCCGAGCAGCGGCTCGGCGACGCCCCGCTGCCGGCCCGCGTCCCCGCCCTGCGCGGCCGCGCGACCGCCCACTACCTCGCCGGTGAACTCCGCTACTCCTGCTACCTGTACGAGTCCACCCTCGACGAGCTGAACCGCAACGGCCTGCACGACCCGGACGCGCTGCTCCTCCTCTACACCGGGGTCATCGCCCCCTACATGGACATGGGCGCCCACGCCCGCGCCGCCCAGGCCGCCGAGCTGGCCCTCGCGCTCGCCCCGCAGTCCGGCGACCCCGCCCTCGTCGCCCGTATGCACCGCTCGGTCGCCCGGACGATGATCGCCGAGGGACGTACAGCCGAGGCCGACGCGTCCCTCGTCAAGGCCTCTGAGCTGTACCGGCAGCTCCAGATCCGCACCGAACTGGCCAACTGCCACTGGATGCGCGGCTACCTCCACGCCCAGAACGGCGACTACGCCCGCGCCGAGGAGGAGCTGCGCGAGGCCCGCCGGATGCTCTCCGCCAAGCGCGCCGCCCTCTACACCAGCCAGGTCGCCGTCGAACTCGCCGACGTCCTGCACCGCCGGGGCAAGTCCGAGGAGGCCGCCGAACTGCTCCGCGAGGTCCTCAGCGACCTCAGCTCCGAACGCGGCGCCCTGCACTCCGCCGCCGCACACCGTCTCCTCGGCATCATCGCCGAGGACGCCCGGGACGCGGACGCCGCCGAGGAACACTACGTACGGGCGCTGAGCCTGCTGGAGCGGGCGGGCGCCGCCGGTGACCTGGCCGACCTGTGCCGCCTGCTCGGGGACCTGTACCGCCGCACCGGCCGCGTGGAGGCCGCCCTCGACGCCTACCGC